TTCCTCGACGACGAATCACCGGTGATCTGGCGTGGCCCGCTCGTCATGGGCCTGATCCGTCAATTCCTCAAAGATGTGGACTGGGGCGAGCTGGATATTTTAGTGGTAGACCTGCCGCCCGGCACCGGCGACGCGCAACTGACTCTGGTGCAGCAGGTACCGCTGGCTGGCGGCGTCGTCGTGACGACCCCACAAGACGTTGCCACGCTCGATGTGCAACGCGGCATCGCCATGTTTCACCAGGTGAACATCCCGGTTCTCGGCATCGTCGAGAACATGAGCTACTACCAGTGTCCGAAGTGCGGCAAGCGAGAGGACCTGTTTGGCGCCGGCGGCGGCGAGAAAATCGCGGCGCGCTTCGGCGTTCCGCTGTTGGGTCAAATCCCGTTGATCGCCGAGGTGCGAACGGGTGGAGACGCCGGCAAACCCATCGTGGTGGACCGACCGGACCATCCGGTGAGCCAGCTGTTTGTCCATATTGCCGGAAGAGTTCTGGAAGCGGTCGAAGCCGAGCGCCTGGCTACAGCCCCGCCCACGATTATCGGCTAGACCGCGCGGCGCCCCTGTCGCCACCGAGCCTAGGCTGCCCGATCCGTACCCTTTCGACTTTCGATTTTCCATGTGCTAGCGATGGCGGAGTTTTTGGAGGAGGCAAGGATTGTATGTCGACCGTGATCACCGAAGAATGCATCAACTGCGGCGCCTGCGAACCCGAATGCCCGAACACGGCCATTTACGAGGGTGGAGCCGGTTGGGAGATGGATAGCGAGACCCATCCGGCATTGAAGGACGACATCTATTACATCGTCCCTGACAAATGCACGGAGTGCGTCGGCTTCTTTGACGAGGAGCAGTGCAAGGCCGTGTGTCCTGTGGATTGCTGTATCCCCGACCCGAACAACCCGGAAACGGAACAGCAGCTTCTTGAGCGAACGAAGAAGCTGCACCCCGATCGGGAAATCGGCGCCGAGTTTCCCTCACGCTTTCGAAAGTAAACGCGGGCTCCAGCACAGTCGAGCAGGGTCAGATTGCGGCGCCGATAAGCGTCGGATATACGGGGCATTGCCCCTGGCGTGTCAGGTGAACTACCACACATCAACATTCGAACAGGCGTTCGCCCTGGCCCTCTTGGCTCTCATCCTGGCCACTGCCATTGTAAGCATCCGTGGTTACCTGCGCCGCCCGCACGACCTCACCGGAGCCGGCGGCTCGATCGTTTTGAGCCCGGGAATTCGCGGCTGGTATCTCGAGAATCTGCAGCCGTTCGAGGAATTATGCGTGCGCTGGGGAGTCCTCCCGGCTCATTTGTCGTACGCTCAGCTGGCCGGCAGCGTCCTTGTCACTCTGTGTTACGCTGCCGGACTGGTCTTCACCGCCGGTTGGCTGCTGCTCTGGACGGGGACGCTGGATATCATCGATGGTCGGGTAGCGCGGCGCACCAGCGGCGGCAGTGCCCAGGGCGCCTTTCTGGATTCGGTCGTTGATCGCTACGCCGATTCGCTGGCCTATCTCGGCCTGGTGATTTTCTTCCGCGAATCCTGGGTGCTGTGGGCCGTGCTTTTCGCCTTATTGGGCGGATTGATCGTGAGTTACGTACGCGCCCGGGCCGAGGGACTGGGCGCGCAATGTAAGGTGGGCTTGCTGCAGCGGCCCGAACGCTACGTCATTCTCGGCTTCGGGTCGATCTTCGGCTCGCTGATCGAGCACATTACCGGGTCGTGGCTGTCGGCTCCTCATTACTGGCTGGTCATCCTGACGATTCTGGTCCTTGCGGTCCTGAGCAATCTGACTGCCATCCAGAGAGCCGTCTATGTCTGGCGAACGCTAGGAGAGCAGTCCCGTGCCTGACACCCGGCCGGCGGCGATCGCCGGGAAGGTCGCACGTGGCGTGGGCCTGTTCACGGCGATGGCGGGCAGCGGAATCATTTTGGAAAGTACCGCCTTCTGGGTCGGGGCGGTGATCACGCTGGTTGGCATGGCGGCATTCGTGTGGGGACTGGCGGAAACGCGGCTGCAGGAGCCCGTGACCATAGGCGAGCAGAAGAGCCCTCCGGCTGCGACTGCCCGGCCGACGGAAGGCAACCCGTGAGCCGGACCGTACGGATCATCCTCAGCATCGCCGTCTCGGCGGTGTTTCTCTACTTTGCCGTGCGTGGCGTTGACTGGGCGAAAACCGGCGCGGCATTGACCACGGCACAGTACTGGTACGTGTTGCCGATGCTCGGGATCACGGTGTGGTCGCTGTACATCCGCGCGCAGCGCTGGCGGATTCTGCTCCGCCCGGTAGGCACACCATCCATGCGGACGCTGGTCGCGGCGACCAATATCGGCTTCATGGCCAATATGGTGTTGCCGCTGCGCATGGGCGAGGTGATCCGTCCACTGTTGGTGAGCCGCAAGGAGCACGAACCCCTCAGCGGCATTCTCGCGACCGTCGTGCTCGAACGGATCTTCGACATGTTCACCATTCTGTTCCTGTTCGGGATCTCGGCCTCGGCCGTGGCCGTGTCGGACGACGTCCGTCAATGGGGGTATCGGCTCTTCGGGCTCGCCATGATCGTCGGCGGAAGCGTCGCGCTGGTGCGCTGGCAAGAGGCCCTGGCGCTCCGCTTGCTCCGCTTGGTGTTGCGGCCGCTACCGCATCGACTGGCCGACCCAGTTGATCATTTCTTTCGCGGCTTCGTGCAAGCCCTCGAGATCCTGGACAGCCCGTGGACGTTTCTCCAACTCCTGGGATGGTCGCTGTATCTCTGGGTCGTCATCGCCCTCATTTACCTCTGTGGTCTGCTGGCGTTCCAGTTGCGGGCACCGCTCATTCTCGGGCCGGTCGTGATAACCGCCGTCACCGCCATCGCGGTTTCCGCGCCGTCGGCACCGGGCTACATTGGGGCATTCCAAGTGGGATGCACGCTGGCACTGGCGATCTTCGGTATTTCAAAAAGCGACGCCTTCGCATACTCGATCGTCCTCCATGTCACTCAGTTTGTCGGCGTCATCGGGGCTGGGCTATACTCGCTGGCGCGGGAAGGCATGACCATGCGGCAACTCGAGGAGGTTTCCGAGGCGGATGGGGCAGCGGCTTGACGGCAAGACCGTCGTCCTGGCACTGACCGGCGGCATCGCCTGCTACAAGGCCGCCGAACTGGTGCGGGCGCTCACCCGGGACGGCGCCACGGTCCGCGTGATGATGAGTGCGGGCGCCGAGCAGTTCATCACGCCACTGACGCTACAGACCCTTTCGGGAAATCCCGTCGCCACCAGCACCTTCGATCTCACCCAGGAATCCGAGATCGGCCACATCCGCCTTGCCGATGCCGCCGATGTCATCGTGATTGCACCGGCAACGGCCAACATCATCGGTAAAATTGCCGCGGGGATCGCCGATGATCTGATCACCACCGTTCTGCTCGCGACCCGGGCCCCGGTGGTACTGGCGCCGGCCATGAACGTGCATATGTACGAGAACCGGATCGTCCAGGCCAATCTGGAGCGGCTGCGCCAGTATGGATTTCGCATCGCCGAGCCCGGCGAGGGCTTTCTAGCGTGCGGCTACGAGGGCAAGGGCCGGCTCGCGGATATCGAGGTCCTGCTGGCCGAGGTCGGGCGGGCCCTCAGCCCGCACAACCTTGCCGGCGAGCACGTGTTGATCACCGCAGGGCCAAACCGTGAGCCCCTCGATCCGGTGCGTTTCATCTCCAATCGCTCTACCGGCAAGATGGGTTTTGCGCTCGCCGCGGCGGCCTGGCGTCGTGGTGCCGAGGTCAACCTGATCGCGGGGCCGACAACATTGCCGACCCCGCACGGCGTCCGCCGCTGCGACGTCAGCACAGCCGAGCAGATGCGCCAGGCAGTCATGTCCGCGTACGAACCCGCCACGATCGTCCTCATGGCGGCGGCGGTTGCGGATTACCGGCCGGCGCGTGTGGCCAAGGAAAAGGTGAAGAAAGGGAGCGGCGGGATGGTGCTGGAACTCGAACGCACCACCGACATTCTCGCGGAGTTGGCGCCGCGCAAGGGGCCACGCATCCTGGTGGGTTTCGCCGCCGAAACCGAGCAGGTCACGACCAACGCCGAACGCAAGCTGGTGGAAAAGAACCTCGATCTCATCGTCGCCAATGATGTTGCCGGCAAGGACACGGGGTTCGAGGTCGACACCAACGCCGTCACCATCATCGATCGCAACGGCCATCAGAAATCCGTCCCACTGATGAGCAAGGACGAAGTCGCAGATCATATTCTCGACTGTGTTCTCGCCCTCAAGCAGCAACGTTCGACTGGTACGCTTGCTTCTGGCAGCCACCGAACCTGAATCCCAACCCCAAGCCGGCCCCAGACGTCACGGGCGGATCGCGGTTTCGTCAGGGCCATGGGAACCTCGAAGACATCTGCCCCGGTGTCACTTGACTCCCGAGACGTGGAGAAGCGGGGGCTGGTCAAGAGCAGGCAGCTCACGCCGCTCATTGAGCGCATCGATCTCGCGCTGCAGGGGCTCGGTGATCCGGTCTTGCCGGTCTAACGCTTTGAGCACCCGGCGGACCTCCTTGGCCAGGTTGATGGCGTTCAGCCCGGTGGGGTCTGCGGCTTGGCAGTCCGCGTGTTTGCCATGCTCCAGCACGTCGATGATGCTGGCATGACAGGCCGCGTTATACCGCGCCACCAGCTCCGGCGGCAGCAGGTGGCGCGAGTGGAGGCTCAGGCGCCGCATGACACGGTGCCACTGCTCCAGATCGTGCACGGCGATGAACGAGTCGAAGATCCGTTTGTTTGTCCGGAACGAGAACAGGGTCCTGGAGACCACATTTTCCACCAAGGTATCGCAGTGGGGAAAGCGGTGGGCCCGCAGCTCCCGGATGATGGTTCGACCGACCGAGCGCTGCAACGCGTCGAAGCGGGCCTCCCAATAGATATGGCGCAAGGTGCGGGCGCGGAAGCTCACGATGAGTTGCGTCGGAACGAAGTGGTTGTGCGAGTACACATCGCCGGCCAAATGGGTCAGGTATCCGTAGGAGAAGGCGCGCTGCGCACCGGTCTCGGCCCGCTGCAGCATCGCCCAGCCGACTTCCCACGAATGGCAGTGCGCCTGCTCGGCACGCGTGTACTTCTTGGCCACCGTAATGTCGGCACCGACACACCCATAGAGGTATTCGAGCCGGTGGCGGCGGAGCAATTGTTGAAGGGACAGACCCAGGATGGTAAGGTTCTCCAACACTTCTGACCCGTGGGCCAAGTGGGTGATCGGCCCCCACGCCCACGCATGAGCCGGAGCAAAGATCACGAAGAGAAACGCCGTAACCACGAAACACACCATTATATGAATCGTACTCCCGCCACTGCGACTCCTCAAGCAACCTTGCGAAAGCTGGTCGAAGAGGTACGCGCCTACATCGAGTACCAGCAGTCCACCGGGGTCGAAGCATTTCCGCGGGCCGCGCCGGACGCGGACAGAACCGTAGGGCAGGCTGTGCCTGCCACGCCACGCGGGGGGCCGAACTGGCAGACGCAAGAACCGGCAGGCACAGCCTGCCCTACGCCATCAAAGAACATTTCCGTTCACCCTGAGCTTGTCGAAGGGTCTGTCTCGACCAGAGTCACCGCTGCCTCTGGTGATCTTTTCGTGCCCGCCGGCGTCCAGCGCGCGCAGACTCTGGAGGAGTTGCGGGCGGAGATCGGTGATTGCCGCCGGTGCAAACTGTGTACGGGCCGGACCCATCTCGTCTTCGGGGTCGGAGACCCGCACGCCCGACTGATGTTCGTCGGCGAAGGTCCGGGGCGGGACGAAGACCTGCGGGGGGAACCGTTCGTCGGTCGTGCCGGCCAATTGCTCACCGAGATCATCACCAAGGGGATGAAACTCCGGCGCGAAGACGTGTACATCGCCAATGTCATCAAGTGCCGCCCGCCCGAGAATCGCAATCCCGAGCCCGATGAGATCGCCGCGTGCCAGCCATTCTTGCTGCGGCAGGTCGAAATCGTGCAGCCGAAGGTACTGGTGGCGCTCGGTACGTTCGCCGCTCAGACATTGCTGGGGCTGCGCGTGCCCATCTCGCGTTTACGTGGACACTGGCACAATTACCACGGCATCAAGCTCATGCCGACGTTGCATCCCGCCTATCTATTGCGCAACCCCAGCGACAAGAAGCTGGTGTGGGCGGACATCAAGATGGTGCTGAGCGAATTGGAGAACTACGCGTGACCCTGCCCTATCGCGTATGGCGTATGGCATATCGCCTATGGGTTTCTGACCATCTGCCATCTGCCATCTGCCATCTGCGCGCGGTCATCGTGCTCGTCCTCTTCGGCCAGGTACTTTTCAGCCGCGGCGCGCAAGCCAGCGCGCAGGTGGACCTGATCGTGATCGATGCCGGGATCAATCCGGCCACGGCGGACTTCATTCACGAGTCGATCGTTGCCGCGGAAGCTGATGCTGCAGGCGCCCTCATCATCCAACTGGATACCCCGGGCGGATTGCTGGAATCGACCAAGTCGATCGTCAAGGACCTCCTCGGCGCACCGCTTCCGGTAGTCGTCTACATCGCACCGAGTGGCGCGGGTGCAGCCTCGGCGGGCGTGTTTGTCACCCTGGCGGCCAGCCTGGCGGCAATGGCACCGGGGACAACCATCGGCGCCGCACATCCTGTCGGCGGGCTAGGCGAGAACGTCGGCGGCGACATGCGGGAAAAGGTCGAGAACTTCGCCGCCTCGTTGAGCAAGACCATCGCCCAGGAACGCGGCCGCAATGTCGAGTGGGCCGAGCAGGCCGTACGCCAGAGCGCGTCGATCACCGCGCAGGAGGCGCTGAAGCTACACGTGATCGATCTCATCGCTCCCAGTCTGGAGGACCTGCTGCGCCAGGCAACCGGCAGGGAGGTCACGGTCCATGGCCACAAAGTGAAGCTGGATCTGGCCGGTGCCGACATCGTCCGCCGCGACATGCGCCTGAAGCAGAAGGTCCTGAACATCCTCTCCAATCCCAACGTCGCCTACCTCCTGGTGATGGCGGGAATCCTGGGCTTGTACGTCGAGTTCACTCACCCAGGGGTGTTCTTCCCGGGCGTCGCCGGGGCAATCTGCCTGCTGCTGGGCATGACGGCGCTCCAGGTGCTGCCGATCAACTACAGCGGCCTGACGCTCATCGTGCTCGGCATCGGCTTGCTGGTCAGTGAACTGTTTGTGCCCAGTTTTGGCATCCTCGGCGTTGGTGGTATTGTCGCCTTCGTGTTGGGATCGCTGTTACTTTTCGACACGCCTGAGTCCACCCTCATGCTAGATCCGAACATCGTGTACGCCGCAGCCGCCACCTTCGGCGCCTTCACCCTCTGGGTGAGCTTCCTGGTCGTACGCTCGCAACGCCGCAAGCCGTCACTGGGAAGCGACGGACTCATCGGCGAGGTCGGCGAGATACGGGAGCGGGTCGATGGGCATGGCGGAAAGATTTTCGTTCATGGCGAATATTGGCATGCAGCATCAGACGAACCCATCGAGGTTGGGGAACAGGCCGAAGTCATCCACCTGAACGGGATGCGCTTGACGGTCCGGCGTGTGTCAGACGAAGCAGGAGAGACCGCTCCGCGTAACCGCGAGTGAGGGCGGACAGAGGGAGGGGGCAATGTTTGGTCCAGCAGCGACAGTCTTCATCGTGCTCGTGTTCTTCGTCATCAGCGGCGTGAAAATCCTCAAGGAGTACGAGCGCGGAGTGATCTTCCGGCTCGGCCGGTTGGTAGCGGCGCGTGGTCCGGGCATCATCTACGTCCTGCCGCTCGTCGAACGCATGCAACGCATCGAGCTGCGAACCATCACGATGGAGGTCCCGCCACAGGACGTCATCACCAAGGACAACGTTTCGGTCAAGGTGAGCGCCGTGCTGTATTTTCGCGTCGTCGACGCCAACAAGGCGGTGGTCGAGGTGGCTGACTATCTCTTTGCCACTTCGCAGTTGGCACAAACGACGCTGCGCAGCGTCTGTGGCCAAGCCGAGTTGGACGAGCTGCTGGCGGAACGTGAGAAGATCAACTCGCATCTGCAGGAGATCCTCGACTCGCAAACCGGTCCGTGGGGAATCAAAGTGGTGACCGTTGAGGTCAAACAGATCGACCTGCCGCAGGAGATGCAGCGCGCGATCGCGCGCCAAGCCGAAGCCGAGCGGGAACGGCGCGCCAAGGTGATCAATGCCGAGGGTGAGTTCCAGGCGGCGCAGAAGCTGGCGGACGCGGCGGCGTTGATCGGCCAACATCCGATGGCCCTGCAGCTCCGCTTTTTGCAAACGCTCACGGAAGTCGCGTCGGAAAACAACTCGACCACCATCTTTCCACTGCCGATCGACTTGATT
This sequence is a window from Candidatus Binatia bacterium. Protein-coding genes within it:
- a CDS encoding YfhL family 4Fe-4S dicluster ferredoxin, with protein sequence MSTVITEECINCGACEPECPNTAIYEGGAGWEMDSETHPALKDDIYYIVPDKCTECVGFFDEEQCKAVCPVDCCIPDPNNPETEQQLLERTKKLHPDREIGAEFPSRFRK
- a CDS encoding CDP-alcohol phosphatidyltransferase family protein — translated: MPLACQVNYHTSTFEQAFALALLALILATAIVSIRGYLRRPHDLTGAGGSIVLSPGIRGWYLENLQPFEELCVRWGVLPAHLSYAQLAGSVLVTLCYAAGLVFTAGWLLLWTGTLDIIDGRVARRTSGGSAQGAFLDSVVDRYADSLAYLGLVIFFRESWVLWAVLFALLGGLIVSYVRARAEGLGAQCKVGLLQRPERYVILGFGSIFGSLIEHITGSWLSAPHYWLVILTILVLAVLSNLTAIQRAVYVWRTLGEQSRA
- a CDS encoding lysylphosphatidylglycerol synthase transmembrane domain-containing protein, giving the protein MSRTVRIILSIAVSAVFLYFAVRGVDWAKTGAALTTAQYWYVLPMLGITVWSLYIRAQRWRILLRPVGTPSMRTLVAATNIGFMANMVLPLRMGEVIRPLLVSRKEHEPLSGILATVVLERIFDMFTILFLFGISASAVAVSDDVRQWGYRLFGLAMIVGGSVALVRWQEALALRLLRLVLRPLPHRLADPVDHFFRGFVQALEILDSPWTFLQLLGWSLYLWVVIALIYLCGLLAFQLRAPLILGPVVITAVTAIAVSAPSAPGYIGAFQVGCTLALAIFGISKSDAFAYSIVLHVTQFVGVIGAGLYSLAREGMTMRQLEEVSEADGAAA
- the coaBC gene encoding bifunctional phosphopantothenoylcysteine decarboxylase/phosphopantothenate--cysteine ligase CoaBC, whose protein sequence is MGQRLDGKTVVLALTGGIACYKAAELVRALTRDGATVRVMMSAGAEQFITPLTLQTLSGNPVATSTFDLTQESEIGHIRLADAADVIVIAPATANIIGKIAAGIADDLITTVLLATRAPVVLAPAMNVHMYENRIVQANLERLRQYGFRIAEPGEGFLACGYEGKGRLADIEVLLAEVGRALSPHNLAGEHVLITAGPNREPLDPVRFISNRSTGKMGFALAAAAWRRGAEVNLIAGPTTLPTPHGVRRCDVSTAEQMRQAVMSAYEPATIVLMAAAVADYRPARVAKEKVKKGSGGMVLELERTTDILAELAPRKGPRILVGFAAETEQVTTNAERKLVEKNLDLIVANDVAGKDTGFEVDTNAVTIIDRNGHQKSVPLMSKDEVADHILDCVLALKQQRSTGTLASGSHRT
- a CDS encoding zinc dependent phospholipase C family protein; translated protein: MVCFVVTAFLFVIFAPAHAWAWGPITHLAHGSEVLENLTILGLSLQQLLRRHRLEYLYGCVGADITVAKKYTRAEQAHCHSWEVGWAMLQRAETGAQRAFSYGYLTHLAGDVYSHNHFVPTQLIVSFRARTLRHIYWEARFDALQRSVGRTIIRELRAHRFPHCDTLVENVVSRTLFSFRTNKRIFDSFIAVHDLEQWHRVMRRLSLHSRHLLPPELVARYNAACHASIIDVLEHGKHADCQAADPTGLNAINLAKEVRRVLKALDRQDRITEPLQREIDALNERRELPALDQPPLLHVSGVK
- a CDS encoding uracil-DNA glycosylase, translated to MNRTPATATPQATLRKLVEEVRAYIEYQQSTGVEAFPRAAPDADRTVGQAVPATPRGGPNWQTQEPAGTACPTPSKNISVHPELVEGSVSTRVTAASGDLFVPAGVQRAQTLEELRAEIGDCRRCKLCTGRTHLVFGVGDPHARLMFVGEGPGRDEDLRGEPFVGRAGQLLTEIITKGMKLRREDVYIANVIKCRPPENRNPEPDEIAACQPFLLRQVEIVQPKVLVALGTFAAQTLLGLRVPISRLRGHWHNYHGIKLMPTLHPAYLLRNPSDKKLVWADIKMVLSELENYA
- a CDS encoding nodulation protein NfeD; translated protein: MAYRLWVSDHLPSAICHLRAVIVLVLFGQVLFSRGAQASAQVDLIVIDAGINPATADFIHESIVAAEADAAGALIIQLDTPGGLLESTKSIVKDLLGAPLPVVVYIAPSGAGAASAGVFVTLAASLAAMAPGTTIGAAHPVGGLGENVGGDMREKVENFAASLSKTIAQERGRNVEWAEQAVRQSASITAQEALKLHVIDLIAPSLEDLLRQATGREVTVHGHKVKLDLAGADIVRRDMRLKQKVLNILSNPNVAYLLVMAGILGLYVEFTHPGVFFPGVAGAICLLLGMTALQVLPINYSGLTLIVLGIGLLVSELFVPSFGILGVGGIVAFVLGSLLLFDTPESTLMLDPNIVYAAAATFGAFTLWVSFLVVRSQRRKPSLGSDGLIGEVGEIRERVDGHGGKIFVHGEYWHAASDEPIEVGEQAEVIHLNGMRLTVRRVSDEAGETAPRNRE
- a CDS encoding slipin family protein translates to MFGPAATVFIVLVFFVISGVKILKEYERGVIFRLGRLVAARGPGIIYVLPLVERMQRIELRTITMEVPPQDVITKDNVSVKVSAVLYFRVVDANKAVVEVADYLFATSQLAQTTLRSVCGQAELDELLAEREKINSHLQEILDSQTGPWGIKVVTVEVKQIDLPQEMQRAIARQAEAERERRAKVINAEGEFQAAQKLADAAALIGQHPMALQLRFLQTLTEVASENNSTTIFPLPIDLISPFLKRPAKS